Genomic window (Cardiocondyla obscurior isolate alpha-2009 linkage group LG06, Cobs3.1, whole genome shotgun sequence):
CATTTCAGTCACCGGATAGTTTTCGCATCGGGTGCGATTAAGTGTGAAACCGCTGAGCAGGCTTCTGAGATCAAAATCGTATTTCCAGATGTGGCCGGTGCAACTCGGTGCAGCCGGTTGATCGCTTGTTACCAGCCGCCTGAAAACTTatcttacttttttatttttttatttgttttttttttttaatacggaAAGGAAcagtttcttctttttcttcgtgaaAGGAATGCGAGCGACTCGTGTCTGGTGAGCGATTCGTTGAACAAAAGAGTGCTCCCTGCTTGCTATAAGGGGACCCAAGTTTTTTCAATGTCCCTCAAGTGGGTCAGAGCATTGGATCCACGAGACACGGAATGGCGAACAACTCGAGCAATTCGTacgaatcaattaaaaatatatgaaagcAGTCGATGGAAtggaagaaaaatagaaattaaaaaaaaaaaaaaaattattttgaaacgtaCTTTCAGTTTCTTTACATAGATCGCCCGGGTCAAAATTGTCAAGTGAATTCTCACGAATGTCACTCCCACATTATCGGGAAATCCACTCCTCTCCCTTTCAAGAACCCTTTCTCAAGGAGTAGCGTCACGCATGGACACGCATTATTTAAGTTGACGTCCGCGAATGGTAATTAAAATGCGCCGCGTGTCTCGTTTCACGCAAATGCGCGAGCTGGCCGAACACGTGGCGGCCTGTGAGCGAGTAGGAAGAATGAGCTGTAAGGAAGAGTAATGACCGCCAATCGAATCAGTTACGATTTTACGAGCGCAGATAgtttatacgttttttttaatttttttctttttctccgatAGGAGtaaaagaggagaaagaagCGTTCTAAAATGCGCGTGTCTTCTCGTTTCCGAACGGGAAACCAGGGGCAAGTCAATGGGATAATCAACTTTAAGATAACGACGgacgtttctttctttcttttttttttttctttactgaCCCTTTTCAGCTTCGTGCGATtgtagttttaattttttaaataaatttagccATTTATCGTCTATCGTGAATTTTTTGCTCTTTCGCAATCAAGTTGAGTGGAAGTAGTATTAATCCACAAAGAGACAAGCTAGTCGAAACGTTTTACATTCCGTAGGTGTTTCTTTGTCTCTCTCATagtttcttctcctctttttttctccttttctctgtTTCCTtctcctactttctccagctGTTCTTCTGTCTATCGCTTCTATCTTGTCCTTTCTTCTTAGCCTCTTCGTCCTGGTCTCTGTTCGAGACCAGCATAGCCAGTCGCTGTGTCATCGAGGCCCGATAcatcataaatataaattggcTGGGCGTTCGTACGTGTGCGCGCATAACTGAAgccgcgtgcgtgcgtgcgtgcgtgcgggTTCTCGGCAGCGTTAGAGAATGTACTTAATCTCCTAAGATTTTTTTGAGTTCTTCGTTTGGATCAATCTTTGAACATATCTTTCTCGCGGAACGTTgcgattctctctctctctctctttctaaaTGCGCGAGACAACGAGATCGCGTGAGCCTCGCAAAAGCACGGAAATAATCTCGATTTCGAGCAACTGCGGTGATTAACAGCGTTCGTGGAACCGCTCGTTTTCAACCGCAGCGTGCTCCTTGCGTTCAATTTCCCCGTTCTCTcctttcgttttctttctctttctctcctctatctctctctctgtttccgGAGGGCCTGAGCCCGTCTCATCTATTTCCCTTTAAACACGACGAGCGTAAGAAAGTGCGGCTAAAACGAGCAGGTCTAATCGTGCTGGCCTTGCGATCGCCTTCGGCGATTAATGCCGCGCACGCAGACGCGGCTGGCAAGTGTGCAACTTCCTGAGGCACGAGATAAGCTCGTTAACGATACGTGCACACCCGCGAGCGGACTGGGCAAGTGCCGCCGATAAAACTTGACGGATCGTTTTCAGCGCGTGTCCGatctaaatattatattttacatatgcaCATGGCACACGACGAGGATCCTCGGAGGTCCACGGATCCGAATTTACTCTACGGGAAATAATGCCAGAAATATCGCACGAGGATTCTCTTCTCTTGCACGCCGAACCTAATGCCAACGGTTATCTTAATTACCGGACAGCTCCGAGATCCCCGTTAGGTCTCGGGATCGTTTCTTAATTATCCCTGTCGCTAGAATCTCCAGGCGCGTTTATCACGCGTCAATTCTCACGGCTCACCCTCTGAAGCACTTCCGGCTGATTCGAGTGCCGATAATCGCCGGTGATGATGAACAGCGCAGTAACTATTTCCGATGTATCACGCCAGGCATTTTAGAGCGAACCCCAGGTGTATCCTAAAGTCTTacagtttaatattaatattatattaataaattgtacgtAATCATTTCATGTACGAGCAAACTTTTAAGTATCTGGCATTCGACTTGGGGTGACGTTAACGTTTCAGGTCCACTTGCCCCGATTACATGACCCGCGATGAATGACTCGTGGCACGATTAGGAGGCTAATTACGTCGCGCATAGATTTCCCCGGAGGGAGATGTTCAGAAAATGATCGTCTTCGGGTTCGCGTTAAATCACAGCGGGTAAAATCGACGGCGGAGAATATAGggagaaaaggggaaaaaaaaaggtgaactctctgtttttcttcttcttttctcgctGTAGACTGGATTTGAAGGATGAAGAGGGAGGACGAAGGCAAGAGATGCAAGGGAGCACCTGTCCGGCAGCTGCCTCGCATATGGCGTACTCGCGAGATTATATAAGAAGAGTAGGTGCCTTGTTTTAAACGCCGCGGGCCGGGCCGAGAGTCTTCCGAAACAATTAAGACGATCcccctttttattttgccaCCAACGAGTCCGCATCTTTTTTCCTCTGGATGAACAAAAATCTATTCCGACTTTACTTTCATTTTCGTAACTTCCTTAATGTCTCTATAAGCACGAGCGATAAATTCAGATTCAGCGGACCTTAATATCTTTACTTTTTCGCGAAGGATCGTATATTTCGAATCCTATTGTATGTCCGTCTGTGGGTGGCATCTAAATCTCACATTCAGCTCACGCATCTTCGCGGAAtgcaatatcttttttttctttttttccagcCGTTGCACAGACGCTCCGACCATTAGTCATCCGCCAATGGGTCCTCTCTCTGTCCGGTAACTCGTGCCCGAAAAGCCGTAAGTCAACGGCGAATGCTAATAATCTGCCTGCGAGTCGTGATCTCTGAAGCTCGCGCGGCTGATCTCGCCGCGACATAAACCAATCCTTTCTTCGCAAAGACGCGCTCTCGCAATTACGTGGGAACCGTTTTAAACCTGCGCGGCAGGCTGCACTCGGAAATTCGTGCGACAACGATAATTGAAGTGGCATTGAGATTGAAGGATTTAACGCTGCGGGCGTCGAGATCGGGACGAGTTCGAGGATTAATTCAGGACTCGGTGGCCCGCCGCGGTCTCGACGAAAGAGACCCGGTCCGTATCGCATTATGGGAAGGCGTGGCAGCGCTACACGTAACAATGAAGccggtataattaaaataaaaaaataaaagaaaaggaaaatgtgcagctgcctgcctgcctgcctgcctgcctgtcGGACTCGACCCACGCGTTCAACGTTCACGCCAAATCCCATGGATTGTCAATTAAAGCACGGCTCATTAATTCTCTATCACGTGAGAAGGCGGACCACCGTGAAACGATGAAACAAAGAACTGAGCGCGACGAAAAAGCCGCTTAAAGATGACGATCGATTAGTCATCGGTAATTAGCAGATAATATCAAAAAGGTACAAGTTtgttggttctttttttttttttcttcgcaatTGTCCCGAGAACGATAATTCGACGCATAAAAAATTGAGCTTGCGATTTTTCTGCTCGTTAAAACGTAAAACGGATTGATTAATTCTGGCTCCGGGGATCGTTTCCTTAACATGCTATCGCGATAAATCAACGTCATCTCTTAGGAAGAGGGATTCATTTATGTTCAGAGATTTGAGACAGCGCAAATATAAACAGCGATTAGGGAATGATCCTAAGTAAACATATTCCGTCAAGTGGTTGCAAGTCACAGGCAAGTAAGCGACGGAAATAAGAGCGACAAATTTCATAGATGCACTTATACGGttcctttccttttctattAATTCGTACCTAACTTtggagattaaatttataattatcagcCACGTAactaacaaattaaattaaattacacttgcgaattaaaaaagcaATACAATGTCGAATGGAAATACTCGATATCTAAAGATAGTTTTTTTGCCGTACTTACTTCATAGATATAATGTATAGGCCGCATTTTATCTTGCCGGTGGAGATCAAAGTCGACCTTTCGATTGGCGGTGAGAGGGCCAGGGCGATTAAAGTTTGCGGGTTTGAAGAGCACAAGGGAATCTCGAGAGGCGAGAGAGTAGTCTCGAGCGGGACGTGTGGCGTAAAAGGCGAAAAGGCGCCGCCCACGAACACGTCGAGAAAAGAGGCTGCAACTATTATTCGAAGCTATCGCTTCGAATTAACCCGTTTGtagattattttttcgtttaaaagaaaattaattatatcgtatGTACGCAGATGAACTGTAAGCACTTTGCATTTCTACTTCcattcgtttaaaataaataaaattgttgaggaatttttctcgttgtaaatcaaataattggttaaaaaaaaaagtatgaaatcacgataaaattacaattactttttatgcTAGgtatatgttattttaaaatgttattttaatctgtgttattttttatcaagaagAAAGTGGCTAGGAACGATTTTAAGAGACTACTCATCTGTTCTGGTCCGGGGTCGATCACGAGCGGAACATCTCACGGCGTCCGTTTGTCGGCGATTTACTCAGCACCGCAAGCTAGATCGAGGATCGAGTGATTTCTGCGCCCGACGCCCGACGAGGAGCCCCCGTGCCCTTTCACGATTTCCGTGAAATCAGAATAAAAAGGCGGCACGGTTGGCCGCCACTCCGTAACCCGAGATCTGTATATCCTACGTGTTTCGGTCCATATCGTAGCAGCCGCGCTTATTAATGCTCGTGTTTCGTGAGGGAGAGCCTTGAATAACAACGGCGCGACGGTTTCCTCGAAATACTAATGCGAAAGGCGTTTATTCGATCCGCGGCCGCTCATTAAAGTCGAATTTCGGTGCAAGGAGGCAACGAACGCGACCGTGTTAATTGTCGACATTAGGTTTCACCCGTTGTGCCAGgaatttgcaaaatatctCCCTTcgctaattatattataccgAGAGTCATACCGACGTTTATGTCCAGTCTGGaatttatgttatataaataacgAATTTACTTTTCAGGCACGGCCAGGCGTTTTAAGAATGGCATAGAAGATCTCCGATCAGCAGCATGTGCTATGTGATAGTGACCGGTCGCAGCCTGCTGTGGACGCTCTTGTCTTTGGCGGCGTTAATGGCAGTTTTATCGGGTCTCATCACCCCCAGATGGCTCGTTGGACCACCAACGATTAAAGACACGAGTAAGTATCTCTTCCTCAACTAAGACGAGACATATCACCGATTTATTATCAGAATCAAGTGTCTCGTGTCCGAGAGACCGCGCGTTATACGCGATTTTTGTTACCGACCATTTTAATcggcttttttttatgactttAGGAAATGGCACAGAACTGTACACGCCGACCGTCGGAATTTTCAATCGCTGCACAAGACTATTTGGCAAGACGCATTGCGCCAACTTCAACGTCGACGGTTTCGCGACGGACTCGAACGTCTTCCCGGGATGCTGGAAGGCCTCTCTGTTCTTCTTGTCCGCAGGCCTCGCGGTGAAGTCGGTGACCGTGATAGCCGCGCTGCTCGGATGCTGCGTGCAGAGCATCGGCCGCAAGAGCATCTTCAATCTGGCGGGAGTGGCGCAGGCCGTAGCCGGTATGCGATGCCGCTCTTCGATGGAGATGATGAGATGACGAAACGATGAAACTGGTCGTTAAGCTTCTTAGCGTTTGAAATCCTTTTCGAAGCGACAGGCGATATTTTTACACGTCCCAAAAAaacgtttctttctctttttttttttttttcgcggcagGGTTCGAGTTCTAATACTCCGTGCTCCGTGCAAATTGCATCTTGAATACATTGCACGCAAATTTCGCGGATCTCTTGCCGGCGATATTAGTTTCGCGGATCTTATTGCTAGAAGGCGGTGATCTTACGTTAGGCTGCAGATCAACATTCTCGCGCGCGTAACATGCTTTCAGCCCGACAATGGTATCTCGAGAGTGACGCAGATTCTCATTGTAGCGAAAGGTTGCGCCCGCGGGACAATCGACGAGCGTTCTTAAAAAGCGTTCCCATTGTCGCGCTTCTGACAAGATCGAACGATCAGGAGCCACATCTGTGTGCCGGGTGCGCTCTTTGCACGTTGCTCTACTTTTgcacatttatttttgcaggAATATTGTACCTCTTCGGAATGATCCTCTATCCCGCCGGTTGGGGAGCCGAAAGAGTGCAGAGGATCTGCGGTTCCGAGGCCGACGCCTTCTTCCTCGCCAACTGCAATCTCGGTAAATCAAACGTTTAATGCTGAAACTGGCTTTTAAAATCGAACCCCTCGGTTCAGCctctcgaaaaaaaatgttttctttttcttttttttttactctcaaATAAATACGACGCAAAGATTTCAGTTCCGAGAATAGATCGATCGATAGACTCGCCGCTTCTTACGCGaggcaataaaattaaattagattccTGATCGAACAATATTAGGGAagcaaaatataaagaaagatcGTTCTTTTTTAGGTTGGGCGTTTTATAGCGCAGTTATCGGCGTCGCTCTCACCTTCGTCTGCGCCGCTTTGAGCGGACAAGCAGAGAAATCGACAGCCAGCGACAAGGTTCAGGACAAAATGAACGAAGGAAAAACCCTAATATGCTTAGCCTGAGCGTGCAAATAAAATCAGCGAGGGGTCTGGCCTCGCCGGTAACGAGTACCACGGTGCGGAGCGTCGAATGGAATGATACTCGAAGAAGAACCAGTGCAACCAGAAATATTCACCTCGTTGTGTTCACCGCGCGATGGAACGGAGACGAAAGTTTTACTCGCGGAACGAGATCATACGATCTAAATAATTCTACTGCTGGCTTGGAAAACGAACAGACACTTTGACGAATATCACGACGCATTATACACacaaagataaaatatcgGATGTACTTACAGTCTTCCCACGCTTATCGCCGCAATTTATACAGTGCCTACAGTGTTCACAGAGAATTTCTGTTTTATATCTTATACATGTCTTTTtatgtgagaaaaaaaaaaagaaaaacatgcATGtgttcgttattttttttaactctctGAAGGAGACAAATACCCTATACCGTTGTAACGCAAAAAGAATACGTCCAATACGCTCTCTTTAACTCATTTATGccaatttgattaattttcttacacCGTTTCCATTTCCAACCACGACTGACTGATAAATAATGGAATTTATTGTTTCATTTTGTATTTGCCAACAAATTTTGTGAAATTCGGTCGAACTTAAATATTAGATACATGTACATCCATAAAACTGTCAGTGGACAGATcgatatgtacatacatgcgtATAAATAATGAAGGCACCAAGAAAatcaacaattaattaaatattattcgagTTAGTCTgtatgaaaattttgaatgAAACGAGTGTAATTGACAATTATAAGAAATGTAACATTAACAGAATTGCGATTACAGTTCGTGTGTGACGACGTCGCGTGTAATTATGTACTTAGAATATGAGTGTTATTTGGTTGATGACTTGCTGTTAGAACCGCTGACCATTGATCGGACGCCAAGGAGTAACGCTATTGTACAACTATAcacggtaaaaaattttgtgttAATTTAACAAGAAGCAAATACGTTAAAAAGTAACAtatgtaaatgtttttttttttttactgtgtacgaaagaaaaaagattgtGTCATATCGTGACGAGAGATACTCTTGTCGCAGGAATGTCAAATTTCGCAGATGTGACGCGTACGTTAATCACAGTCGGATTCTCGTGCGCGGAGATCCGCCACTAATGTCAATATTGAGGATATTACTAACTTCACTAACCCACACGTTCGCATCCGGcacctctctttttctctttctttttcttttttctcgacAAACATTTCGAATTATGTGCAGTATTCGTTATACATAATCATTATACAAGTAGTCAGAGAAATATCCGCCAAAATCAGTCATCGAATGCTTTTGGCGCACAAAACCTCGCGCACAAAACTTGGGAATATCGCATTGCTAAGAGTTTTCAGAGAGCCACATTTCGCACGAGAGACGTGAGGGAGTAACTGCACATGATATAAAGGTAAGAATATCAGGAAGGAGCGTAATGTTACAGGGGTGAAGCCAAAAGGGCAAGTGAAATGAAGTCTTCAGTCACGGAATTAAACAACCAAAAGATGACCATCGGGCGATTTCCCTTCACCTTTGGCTTTATATCTCTCGTCATCAAGTATAGTTTATGCTCTCTCCTGATATTCTTAGCTCCTGGCACATGATCATAATAAGAACAATCataataacataatatttATCGCCGTGAGACGCAATATATACGATGATAAGAATAATAGGAATCTTTTTACTCCTACTTGCTGTTGATGAAATTTCAACGAGGGAAATTTTATCCATAGAAAAAGCTATTAGGC
Coding sequences:
- the LOC139103105 gene encoding LHFPL tetraspan subfamily member 2 protein-like → MCYVIVTGRSLLWTLLSLAALMAVLSGLITPRWLVGPPTIKDTRNGTELYTPTVGIFNRCTRLFGKTHCANFNVDGFATDSNVFPGCWKASLFFLSAGLAVKSVTVIAALLGCCVQSIGRKSIFNLAGVAQAVAGILYLFGMILYPAGWGAERVQRICGSEADAFFLANCNLGWAFYSAVIGVALTFVCAALSGQAEKSTASDKVQDKMNEGKTLICLA